A single Lolium perenne isolate Kyuss_39 chromosome 6, Kyuss_2.0, whole genome shotgun sequence DNA region contains:
- the LOC127326444 gene encoding uncharacterized protein isoform X1 has translation MPPRKRGKKGATTATKQQQTPPPEPPGPDAPVQEKLRWLADQEIERRKAAIRAIQAAEVEGVLSGIHLVRTYISKEQEETCALQYFQENLPNVSVVPNEKQDELELKWNEWDNHIYGDQRDDKVSRASITSLATAAGFHFSGDSVQKNFIESTFDFNNCTWSELPEGQMTGAGDSLQTPGATSSRLSFGMTPKTVRVPKNGEMLLSVHGSPLGVYKEENLAAITESGNGSEDNTTPISYGYSFTNIKKTCYRIWKWK, from the exons ATGCCGCCAAGGAAGCGGGGGAAAAAGGGGGCTACCACCGCCACCAAGCAGCAGCAAACGCCACCGCCCGAGCCGCCTGGCCCTGACGCTCCCGTGCAGGAGAAGCTGCGGTGGCTTGCTGACCAAGAGA TTGAACGTCGGAAAGCTGCCATCAGAGCTATTCAAGCAGCAGAGGTTGAGGGTGTACTTTCTGGGATACACTTAGTGCGAACCTACATTTCCAAGGAGCAAGAAGAAACATGTGCCTTGCAATATTTCCAGGAGAACTTGCCCAACGTGTCAGTTGTCCCGAATGAAAAACAGGACGAGCTTGAGTTGAAGTGGAATGAGTGGGATAATCACATATATGGAGACCAGAGGGATGACAAGGTTTCACGAGCTTCGATCACGTCATTGGCAACTGCTGCTGGTTTTCATTTCTCGGGAGATTCAG TGCAGAAGAACTTCATTGAGAGCACCTTTGATTTTAACAACTGT ACTTGGAGTGAGCTACCCGAAGGTCAGATGACAGGGGCAGGGGATTCTCTACAGACACCCGGG GCTACGAGTAGCCGACTCTCTTTTGGCATGACACCGAAAACTGTAAGAGTACCCAAGAATGGCGAGATGCTCTTATCTGTGCATGGGTCACCTCTTGGAGTGTACAAAGAAGAAAATCTGGCAGCCATTACTG AATCTGGAAATGGAAGTGAAGATAATACAACACCCATCTCTTATGGCTATTCATTTACTAATATAAAAAAAACATGTTACAGAATCTGGAAATGGAAGTGA
- the LOC127326444 gene encoding uncharacterized protein isoform X2 produces the protein MPPRKRGKKGATTATKQQQTPPPEPPGPDAPVQEKLRWLADQEIERRKAAIRAIQAAEVEGVLSGIHLVRTYISKEQEETCALQYFQENLPNVSVVPNEKQDELELKWNEWDNHIYGDQRDDKVSRASITSLATAAGFHFSGDSVQKNFIESTFDFNNCTWSELPEGQMTGAGDSLQTPGATSSRLSFGMTPKTVRVPKNGEMLLSVHGSPLGVYKEENLAAITESGNGSEELPRDATGPL, from the exons ATGCCGCCAAGGAAGCGGGGGAAAAAGGGGGCTACCACCGCCACCAAGCAGCAGCAAACGCCACCGCCCGAGCCGCCTGGCCCTGACGCTCCCGTGCAGGAGAAGCTGCGGTGGCTTGCTGACCAAGAGA TTGAACGTCGGAAAGCTGCCATCAGAGCTATTCAAGCAGCAGAGGTTGAGGGTGTACTTTCTGGGATACACTTAGTGCGAACCTACATTTCCAAGGAGCAAGAAGAAACATGTGCCTTGCAATATTTCCAGGAGAACTTGCCCAACGTGTCAGTTGTCCCGAATGAAAAACAGGACGAGCTTGAGTTGAAGTGGAATGAGTGGGATAATCACATATATGGAGACCAGAGGGATGACAAGGTTTCACGAGCTTCGATCACGTCATTGGCAACTGCTGCTGGTTTTCATTTCTCGGGAGATTCAG TGCAGAAGAACTTCATTGAGAGCACCTTTGATTTTAACAACTGT ACTTGGAGTGAGCTACCCGAAGGTCAGATGACAGGGGCAGGGGATTCTCTACAGACACCCGGG GCTACGAGTAGCCGACTCTCTTTTGGCATGACACCGAAAACTGTAAGAGTACCCAAGAATGGCGAGATGCTCTTATCTGTGCATGGGTCACCTCTTGGAGTGTACAAAGAAGAAAATCTGGCAGCCATTACTG AATCTGGAAATGGAAGTGAAGAGCTGCCTCGTGATGCCACTGGCCCTCTGTAA